The Osmerus eperlanus chromosome 12, fOsmEpe2.1, whole genome shotgun sequence genome has a segment encoding these proteins:
- the vps25 gene encoding vacuolar protein-sorting-associated protein 25: MSFEWPWQYNFPPFFTLQPNVDTRQKQLAAWCSLALSYCRHHKVYTLDVMEAQESPVFNNKKIERKLSTEAIQVIFEELRKKGNLEWLDKNKTRCLVMWRRPEEWGKLIYQWVSKSGMVNSVFTLYELCNGEDTESEEFHGLEEWMLLRSLQALQTDGKAEIITIDDGKGVKFF; the protein is encoded by the exons ATGAGTTTTGAGTGGCCCTGGCAATATAATTTCCCACCGTTTTTTAC GTTACAGCCCAATGTTGACACAAGACAGAAACAACTTGCGGCATGGTGTTCCCTTGCACTGTCCTATTGCCGTCATCACAAGGTCTATACATTGGACGTCATGGAAGCCCAGGAGAGCCCTGTGTTCAACAACAAGAAAATAGAAA GAAAACTGTCAACGGAAGCCATTCAAGTTATATTTGAGGAATTGAGAAAAAAAG GCAACCTGGAATGGTTGGACAAGAATAAGACACGATGTCTGGTCATGTGGAGGCGACCAGAGGAATGGGGCAAGCTGATATACCAGTGG GTCTCTAAAAGCGGTATGGTCAACTCAGTGTTTACACTCTACGAGCTGTGCAACGGCGAGGATACGGAAAGCGAAG AGTTCCATGGTCTAGAAGAGTGGATGCTTCTGCGGTCACTGCAGGCCCTGCAGACAGACGGCAAGGCAGAGATCATCACTATAGATGACGGGAAGGGAGTCAAGTTCTTCTGA